CGGCGTTCGGGTATGTTTTGGGAGCAAAGGAAATAACAAGAAAGACTTACAACTACGAACAGGCCATGATGCAACTTAAAAACGTAAAAGAGACACTGGCAAGAACAAGACCAACCGCTGTCAATCTCTTCTGGGCACTCGACAGGATGGAACGCAGAGCTGTTGAGCATGGGAAATTTGAAGGACTCGTTAAGGCGTTGGAAGAAGAGGCTCTTAAGATAGCAATTGAAGACATAGAAACGAACAAAGCCATAGGCAGGCATGGTGCTCAACTTCTTGAGGATGGCTTTACGGTGCTAACTCACTGCAACGCAGGTGCACTTGCAACGGTAGATTACGGTACAGCACTTGGCGTCTTGAGAGCGGCAAAAGAACAGGGAAAGCGCATAAAAGTTTACGCTGATGAGACAAGACCGTACTTGCAGGGCGCAAGACTGACCGCTTGGGAACTCATGAAAGATGGATTCGAAGTTACGGTGATCAGTGATAACATGGCGGGCTGGGTTATGAAACAAGGAAAAATCAACGCAGTTATCGTCGGTGCCGACAGGATCGCTGCGAACGGTGATGTTGCAAATAAGATAGGAACTTACATGGTAGCGGTGCTCGCGAAAAGACACGGCATACCGTTCTACGTCGCAGCT
The DNA window shown above is from Fervidobacterium changbaicum and carries:
- the mtnA gene encoding S-methyl-5-thioribose-1-phosphate isomerase — translated: MKSKAQTKVLKTMTLEWTGDALILIDQRRLPFEEVYVTCADYRAVALAIKEMVVRGAPAIGATAAFGYVLGAKEITRKTYNYEQAMMQLKNVKETLARTRPTAVNLFWALDRMERRAVEHGKFEGLVKALEEEALKIAIEDIETNKAIGRHGAQLLEDGFTVLTHCNAGALATVDYGTALGVLRAAKEQGKRIKVYADETRPYLQGARLTAWELMKDGFEVTVISDNMAGWVMKQGKINAVIVGADRIAANGDVANKIGTYMVAVLAKRHGIPFYVAAPTSTIDMSIRSGAEIPIEERSHEEVATCGGKRIVPNNVNIYNPAFDVTDNELVTAIITEKGVVYPPFEENLKKLFEESK